From Chryseobacterium gallinarum, one genomic window encodes:
- a CDS encoding aminodeoxychorismate synthase component I has translation MFSVNHQKFIEMDELSLQKVPYFFMVDFLSGKVEIYRKEEIEQSGLIIDFQHFSTIKKHPELTKKIEWKSFPETLESFKTGFDKVQKNIRLGNSYLVNYTRKTKIETNLTLEEIFYHSVAKYKVFYKDFFVFFSPETFVKIIDGKILTYPMKGTIDASLKNAAEVLKNDKKEKAEHYTVVDLLRNDLSMVADEVTVDKFQHIDFIKTQQKDLYAMSSEITGKLKPEFDGKIGSIMQKLLPAGSILGAPKPKTLEIILEAEGYKRGYYTGVCGWFDGKNVDSCVMIRFIEKEGDQLYFKSGGGITHMSKLEDEYQEMKNKIYVPIH, from the coding sequence ATGTTTTCAGTGAATCATCAAAAATTTATAGAAATGGATGAGCTTTCTCTTCAGAAGGTTCCCTATTTTTTCATGGTAGACTTTCTTTCCGGGAAAGTAGAAATATACCGAAAGGAAGAAATTGAACAATCAGGATTAATCATTGATTTTCAACACTTTTCCACTATAAAAAAACATCCTGAACTCACAAAAAAAATAGAATGGAAATCATTTCCTGAAACCCTTGAAAGTTTTAAAACAGGCTTTGACAAAGTTCAAAAAAATATCCGGTTGGGTAATTCTTATCTGGTAAATTATACCCGGAAGACCAAAATTGAAACCAATTTAACACTGGAAGAAATTTTTTATCATTCTGTTGCAAAATATAAAGTTTTTTATAAAGATTTTTTTGTATTTTTTTCTCCGGAAACTTTTGTAAAAATCATTGACGGTAAAATTTTAACTTATCCAATGAAAGGAACGATTGATGCCTCCCTGAAAAACGCCGCAGAAGTATTGAAAAATGATAAAAAAGAAAAGGCTGAACATTATACTGTTGTAGACTTGCTCAGAAATGATCTGAGTATGGTGGCTGATGAGGTGACTGTAGATAAATTTCAGCACATCGATTTTATCAAGACACAACAAAAAGATCTGTACGCCATGAGCTCTGAAATTACAGGAAAGCTGAAACCAGAATTTGATGGAAAAATAGGAAGCATTATGCAAAAATTACTTCCTGCCGGTTCTATTTTAGGAGCTCCAAAACCCAAAACACTGGAGATCATTTTAGAGGCCGAAGGATATAAAAGAGGCTATTATACAGGAGTTTGCGGCTGGTTTGACGGTAAAAATGTCGACAGCTGTGTGATGATACGCTTTATTGAAAAAGAAGGAGATCAGCTTTATTTCAAAAGCGGTGGCGGAATTACCCACATGAGTAAATTAGAAGACGAATATCAGGAAATGAAAAACAAAATTTATGTCCCAATTCATTGA
- a CDS encoding aminotransferase class IV yields MSQFIESIKVEDQEIFLLELHQKRVDQTFSHFGKEGSIDLAKIFKSLQHDEDGLFKLRIAYDLDKKIRTQMIPYAIPEINDFQLVENNSFDYSFKFEDRKELDKMKMKAKAEEIIIVKNNHITDTSFSNLLFLKGKDWFTPNSYLLNGVQRQNLLKHKKIKETEITLQNIKQFSHFQIINALNDFDDMFIYPIDRIINLPGNEEYLDL; encoded by the coding sequence ATGTCCCAATTCATTGAAAGCATTAAGGTAGAAGACCAGGAAATTTTCTTATTGGAACTGCATCAGAAACGTGTAGATCAAACGTTCTCTCACTTTGGAAAAGAAGGAAGTATTGATCTTGCTAAAATATTCAAAAGCCTGCAGCATGATGAAGACGGTCTTTTCAAATTAAGAATCGCCTATGATCTTGATAAAAAAATCAGGACCCAGATGATTCCCTATGCGATCCCTGAAATTAACGATTTCCAGCTGGTAGAAAACAATAGCTTCGATTACTCCTTCAAATTTGAAGACCGCAAAGAACTGGATAAAATGAAAATGAAGGCAAAAGCGGAAGAAATCATTATTGTCAAAAATAACCACATCACCGATACTTCTTTTTCTAACCTTTTGTTTTTAAAGGGAAAAGATTGGTTTACGCCTAACTCTTATCTTTTAAACGGAGTGCAGAGGCAAAATCTTTTAAAGCATAAAAAGATCAAAGAGACTGAGATTACCTTACAGAACATAAAGCAATTCTCCCACTTTCAGATCATCAATGCTTTAAATGATTTCGACGATATGTTTATTTATCCTATTGACAGAATAATCAATCTGCCGGGAAATGAAGAATATCTTGACCTTTAG
- the menD gene encoding 2-succinyl-5-enolpyruvyl-6-hydroxy-3-cyclohexene-1-carboxylic-acid synthase, with the protein MKKYSSKRSIQILAHLLQQYGIEDVVISPGSRNAPLAIHFSEVDGFNCFSIVDERSAAFVAMGMAKSEKKPVAITCTSGSAVVNYYPAVTEAFYQNIPLLVLTADRPTDFVDIFDGQTIRQKDVFHQHSYGDFQLLEDSKEGAEDINFDTIKKAIELCFEKQGPVHINIPLEEPLYELVSELPPFPTVEKTIRHKEYEIPSNLVAEWNTSQRIMLLVGTRDYSPELENQLTQLVKNHSVVVLSEVNSNLYHEKFFRHIDRYIFNFTEEDYKTYAPDLLITVGQNVVSKKVKQFLRNARPKQHWHLDEVWQPDTYFSLTEKIEVKPEVFFSKLLKYINLEPRPYFNLWDVLRDKKDAKHEQFLNTVEFSDFYFFNKASQTIPENYNIHFANSSAIRYAQLFDFGKRRMYCNRGTSGIDGSTSTAMGFAIKNANPTLLITGDLSFFYDINGLWNQYIPPFVRIMIFNNGEGNIFKIIPGPGNANPNTLDEFIATKHRKTAEYLAKHFGFSYIKVEDELTLDRVLENFFKPDVLPKILEVNTSGKNSADIQKAYFNFMKES; encoded by the coding sequence ATGAAAAAATATTCTTCTAAGAGAAGTATCCAAATACTTGCACATCTTCTTCAGCAGTACGGAATAGAAGATGTTGTGATCTCCCCGGGATCAAGAAATGCCCCTTTGGCGATTCACTTTTCAGAAGTGGATGGCTTTAACTGCTTCAGCATTGTAGATGAAAGAAGTGCAGCTTTCGTAGCGATGGGAATGGCAAAAAGTGAGAAAAAACCTGTTGCCATTACCTGTACAAGCGGTTCCGCTGTGGTTAACTATTACCCTGCGGTCACAGAAGCATTTTATCAGAATATTCCACTTTTAGTGTTAACGGCTGACAGGCCAACGGATTTCGTGGATATATTTGACGGGCAGACAATCAGGCAGAAGGATGTATTTCATCAGCACTCTTATGGTGATTTCCAACTGCTGGAAGACAGTAAGGAAGGAGCAGAAGATATTAATTTCGACACGATTAAAAAAGCGATCGAACTTTGTTTTGAAAAGCAGGGGCCGGTCCATATCAATATACCGCTGGAAGAACCTTTATATGAACTGGTTTCTGAGCTTCCGCCTTTTCCTACCGTTGAAAAAACCATCAGGCATAAAGAATATGAAATTCCATCCAACCTGGTTGCAGAATGGAATACTTCTCAGAGAATCATGCTGCTGGTCGGAACAAGGGATTACAGCCCCGAACTGGAAAATCAATTGACTCAGCTGGTAAAAAACCACTCTGTAGTGGTATTAAGTGAAGTGAATTCCAATTTATACCACGAGAAATTTTTCAGGCATATTGATCGTTATATCTTTAATTTTACCGAAGAAGATTATAAAACATATGCCCCGGACCTTTTGATTACGGTAGGACAAAATGTGGTTTCCAAAAAAGTAAAACAATTTTTAAGAAATGCACGTCCGAAGCAACATTGGCATTTGGATGAGGTATGGCAGCCTGATACGTATTTTTCTTTAACGGAAAAGATTGAAGTGAAACCTGAGGTCTTTTTTTCTAAATTATTGAAATATATTAATCTTGAACCAAGGCCTTATTTCAACCTTTGGGATGTTTTAAGGGATAAAAAAGATGCAAAGCATGAACAGTTTCTAAATACGGTTGAGTTTTCAGATTTTTATTTCTTCAATAAAGCTTCACAGACCATTCCTGAAAATTACAATATCCATTTTGCCAATTCTTCTGCTATCAGATATGCACAATTGTTTGATTTCGGTAAAAGAAGAATGTATTGCAACAGGGGAACAAGCGGAATTGACGGGTCTACTTCTACAGCAATGGGATTTGCGATTAAAAATGCGAATCCAACCTTGCTGATAACAGGGGATTTAAGTTTCTTTTATGACATTAACGGCCTTTGGAACCAATATATTCCTCCATTTGTACGGATTATGATTTTCAATAACGGAGAAGGAAATATCTTTAAGATTATTCCGGGACCCGGCAATGCCAATCCGAACACATTAGATGAGTTTATTGCGACAAAGCACCGCAAAACAGCAGAGTATTTGGCAAAACACTTTGGATTTTCTTACATTAAGGTGGAAGATGAGCTTACTCTGGACAGGGTTCTTGAGAATTTCTTTAAACCTGATGTGCTGCCTAAAATACTGGAAGTCAATACTTCCGGAAAGAATAGTGCTGATATCCAAAAGGCTTATTTTAACTTTATGAAAGAAAGCTAA
- a CDS encoding isopenicillin N synthase family dioxygenase: protein MDKIPSVDLRDFLSGNPERKQKFVNEIGKAYEEIGFVALKGHFLDDQLVDELYGEVKNFFELPVETKQKYEIPGIGGQRGYVGFGKETAKGFKKGDLKEFWHFGQYLSEDSKYKTEYPDNVIVEELPKFNEVGKEAFQMLEKTGQYVLRALALHLGLDEFYFDDKIAEGNSILRPIHYPPITEEPDDAVRAAAHGDINLITLLMGAQGKGLQVQNHNGEWIDAIAEPDELMINVGDMLSRHTNNKLKSTIHRVVNPPRELWSTSRYSIPFFMHPISGMSLNALDNCVDENNPKLYEDTTAGEFLHERLIELGLIKK, encoded by the coding sequence ATGGATAAAATACCTAGTGTAGACCTGCGTGATTTCCTTTCGGGCAACCCGGAACGCAAACAGAAATTTGTAAATGAAATCGGAAAAGCTTATGAAGAAATTGGCTTTGTAGCTTTAAAAGGCCATTTTCTTGATGACCAACTAGTAGATGAACTGTATGGAGAGGTTAAAAACTTTTTTGAGCTGCCTGTGGAAACTAAACAAAAGTATGAGATTCCAGGAATTGGTGGCCAGAGAGGGTATGTAGGATTTGGTAAAGAAACCGCAAAAGGTTTCAAAAAAGGGGACTTAAAAGAGTTCTGGCACTTCGGACAATATCTGTCTGAAGATTCCAAATACAAAACAGAGTATCCTGACAATGTAATCGTTGAAGAACTTCCGAAATTCAACGAAGTAGGAAAAGAAGCCTTTCAAATGCTCGAAAAAACAGGGCAGTATGTTTTGAGGGCACTGGCCCTTCACCTTGGTTTAGATGAATTTTATTTTGATGACAAAATTGCAGAAGGAAATTCTATCTTAAGACCTATTCATTATCCACCTATCACAGAAGAGCCGGATGATGCAGTAAGAGCAGCAGCACACGGAGATATCAACCTGATTACCCTTTTAATGGGAGCACAAGGTAAAGGCCTCCAGGTCCAGAACCACAACGGGGAATGGATTGATGCTATTGCAGAGCCGGATGAGCTGATGATCAATGTTGGAGATATGTTATCAAGACATACCAACAATAAATTGAAGTCTACGATCCACAGAGTGGTGAACCCTCCAAGAGAGTTGTGGAGTACATCAAGATATTCAATCCCTTTCTTTATGCATCCCATCAGTGGCATGTCTTTAAATGCTCTTGACAACTGTGTTGACGAAAACAATCCAAAATTGTACGAAGATACAACAGCAGGAGAATTCTTACATGAAAGGCTGATAGAACTAGGCTTGATTAAAAAGTAA
- a CDS encoding bacteriocin-like protein gives MKNLKKLRKDQLKGISGGTELPGAEFCMYYCNGTLICAGCSDDFKCPDISNDM, from the coding sequence ATGAAAAATTTAAAAAAACTAAGAAAAGACCAATTAAAAGGTATTTCCGGAGGCACAGAACTTCCGGGAGCTGAATTCTGTATGTATTATTGTAATGGTACATTAATTTGTGCAGGCTGCAGTGACGATTTTAAATGTCCGGACATAAGCAATGATATGTAA
- a CDS encoding PA0069 family radical SAM protein: MANENFIKGQGAQRNVINRFDRYTYEPDDEDFETVKTSFTEVFPKTIVNQVKSEDLPMEYSMNPYQGCEHGCSYCFARPTHEYWGYSAGIDFERKIMVKKNAPELLEKFFQKRGYKAAPILLSGNTDCYQPAERQFEITRKLLQLCLDYRHPVNVLTKNALVLRDIDILKPMAEQNLVSVSLSIPTINEELRRKMEPRTSSASNKLKAIEILSENKIPVHVMVAPIIPGLNSDEPLTILKTISDAGALSFGYTLVRLNDTVEPVFVNWIEAHFPDRAQKVLNLIRSMRGGKLGDKRYFERQKGEGNIAEMVHTTFKIGRKKFFEGKEFPKLSTANFTGSRDQQLRLFD; encoded by the coding sequence ATGGCAAACGAAAATTTCATAAAAGGTCAGGGAGCTCAGCGAAACGTTATCAACCGTTTCGACAGGTATACCTATGAGCCTGATGATGAAGATTTCGAAACCGTGAAAACCTCTTTTACGGAGGTTTTTCCGAAAACCATTGTCAACCAGGTGAAGAGCGAAGATCTTCCTATGGAATATTCTATGAATCCGTACCAGGGATGCGAACATGGTTGTTCTTATTGCTTTGCAAGGCCTACCCATGAATACTGGGGCTATAGTGCGGGAATTGATTTTGAAAGAAAAATCATGGTGAAAAAAAATGCACCTGAGCTTCTCGAAAAATTTTTTCAAAAAAGAGGATATAAAGCAGCTCCGATTTTACTCTCCGGAAATACGGACTGCTATCAGCCCGCAGAAAGACAATTTGAAATTACCAGAAAATTACTGCAGCTTTGTCTTGACTACAGACATCCTGTCAATGTCCTGACCAAAAATGCACTGGTGTTAAGGGATATTGATATTTTAAAACCTATGGCAGAACAGAACCTGGTATCAGTATCGCTAAGTATTCCCACAATCAATGAAGAGCTTAGAAGAAAGATGGAGCCCAGAACAAGCTCTGCTTCCAACAAATTGAAAGCTATAGAAATTCTTTCTGAAAATAAAATTCCTGTCCATGTTATGGTAGCTCCTATCATTCCTGGATTAAATAGTGATGAACCGCTGACAATATTGAAAACGATTTCTGATGCAGGAGCATTGAGCTTTGGCTATACACTGGTAAGGCTTAATGATACGGTGGAACCTGTATTTGTCAATTGGATTGAAGCTCACTTTCCGGACAGAGCCCAGAAAGTATTGAATCTGATTCGTTCTATGCGTGGCGGAAAACTGGGGGATAAAAGATATTTTGAAAGACAAAAGGGAGAAGGAAACATTGCTGAAATGGTTCATACTACTTTTAAAATTGGCAGAAAGAAGTTTTTTGAAGGAAAGGAATTTCCCAAACTTTCAACTGCAAATTTTACGGGAAGCCGGGATCAGCAACTAAGGCTTTTTGATTAA